The Micromonospora sp. NBC_00421 genome contains a region encoding:
- a CDS encoding FAD-dependent oxidoreductase: protein MTGRIVIVGYGMAGSRLATELHARNGDRKVTVLGAEPHRAYNRIMLSTLLAGKIDEPDVELAEVAGQGTDVRTGVVAAAIDRAARTVHTTDGDRVDYDHLVLATGSRAVVPALPGLDPAALPPRAAVFRTLADCRRILAAARTAHSALVLGGGLLGLEAARGLAARGLTVTVVHPHPHLMERQLDPAAGAVLADTLAGLGVATRLGVPATGLATADDAVRLDLADGTSLTADLLVLSCGVRPDTDLAAAAGLAVDRGVLVDDRLRTGDEAISAIGDCARPAGGPTGLVAPAWAQARVVARLLTGEDHTARYRPRPVVTRLKAAGIDLAAMGDPTGGPGEELTFADPARGTYARLRIDHDRLTGAILLGDNPAVGTVVQLFDRGGPVPTDRRALLLGRSLGSAPATPAASPALMPDATTVCQCNDVDKGTLVRCWRAGARTVDEVVAATRAGTGCGGCREAVGGIVGWLSEVDSVGTPR, encoded by the coding sequence ATGACCGGGCGGATCGTGATCGTCGGGTACGGCATGGCCGGCTCCCGGCTCGCCACCGAGCTGCACGCCCGCAACGGGGACCGAAAGGTCACCGTGCTCGGGGCGGAACCGCACCGGGCGTACAACCGGATCATGCTCTCCACGCTGCTGGCCGGCAAGATCGACGAGCCCGACGTGGAGCTGGCCGAGGTCGCCGGGCAGGGCACCGACGTGCGTACCGGCGTGGTGGCCGCCGCGATCGACCGGGCCGCCCGGACGGTGCACACCACCGACGGCGACCGGGTCGACTACGACCACCTGGTCCTCGCCACCGGCAGCCGGGCCGTGGTGCCCGCGCTGCCCGGCCTCGACCCGGCCGCCCTGCCGCCACGGGCGGCCGTCTTCCGGACCCTGGCCGACTGCCGACGCATCCTCGCCGCCGCCCGCACCGCGCACAGCGCGCTGGTGCTCGGCGGCGGGCTGCTCGGCCTGGAGGCGGCGCGCGGCCTGGCCGCCCGGGGGCTGACGGTGACCGTGGTCCACCCCCACCCGCACCTGATGGAGCGGCAGCTCGACCCGGCCGCCGGCGCGGTGCTCGCCGACACCCTGGCCGGGCTCGGCGTCGCCACCCGGCTGGGCGTGCCGGCGACCGGGCTGGCCACCGCCGACGACGCGGTGCGGCTCGACCTGGCCGACGGCACCAGCCTGACCGCCGACCTGCTGGTGCTCTCCTGCGGGGTACGCCCCGACACCGACCTGGCCGCCGCCGCCGGGCTGGCCGTCGACCGCGGCGTGCTGGTCGACGACCGGCTGCGCACCGGCGACGAGGCGATCTCGGCGATCGGCGACTGCGCCCGCCCCGCCGGCGGCCCGACCGGGCTGGTCGCGCCCGCCTGGGCGCAGGCCCGGGTGGTGGCCCGGCTGCTCACCGGCGAGGACCACACCGCCCGCTACCGGCCCCGGCCGGTGGTGACCCGGCTCAAGGCCGCCGGGATCGACCTGGCCGCGATGGGCGACCCGACCGGGGGCCCCGGTGAGGAGCTGACCTTCGCCGACCCGGCCCGGGGGACGTACGCCCGGCTGCGGATCGACCACGACCGGCTGACCGGGGCGATCCTGCTCGGCGACAACCCGGCGGTCGGCACGGTGGTGCAGCTCTTCGACCGGGGCGGCCCGGTCCCCACCGACCGGCGGGCACTGCTGCTCGGCCGGTCGCTCGGCAGTGCCCCCGCGACGCCCGCCGCGTCCCCGGCGCTGATGCCGGACGCGACGACCGTCTGCCAGTGCAACGACGTCGACAAGGGCACCCTGGTCCGCTGCTGGCGGGCCGGTGCCCGGACGGTCGACGAGGTGGTCGCCGCGACCCGGGCCGGCACCGGCTGCGGCGGCTGCCGGGAGGCCGTCGGCGGGATCGTCGGCTGGCTGTCCGAGGTGGACTCGGTGGGGACGCCCCGATGA
- a CDS encoding roadblock/LC7 domain-containing protein: MNRPAAMQDMGWLLTNFADSVAGIAHVVAVSADGLLLASSRDLPTDRADQLAAITSGVVSLTEGAARMFSAGGVLQTVIEMDSGYLFLMSISDGSSMAVLAARSCDVGQVGYEMALLVERVGAALVPLPRDAVRS; the protein is encoded by the coding sequence ATGAACAGGCCAGCTGCCATGCAGGACATGGGTTGGCTGCTCACCAACTTCGCCGACAGCGTGGCGGGCATCGCCCACGTGGTGGCGGTGTCCGCGGACGGGCTGCTGCTCGCCTCCTCGCGGGACCTGCCCACCGACCGGGCCGACCAGCTCGCCGCGATCACCTCCGGCGTGGTGAGTCTGACCGAGGGTGCCGCCCGGATGTTCAGCGCCGGCGGGGTGTTGCAGACAGTGATCGAGATGGACAGCGGATACCTGTTCCTCATGTCGATCAGCGACGGCTCGTCGATGGCGGTGCTCGCCGCCCGCAGCTGCGACGTTGGCCAGGTCGGTTACGAGATGGCGTTGCTGGTCGAGCGGGTGGGCGCGGCGCTGGTGCCGCTGCCCCGAGACGCCGTGCGCTCGTAG
- a CDS encoding GTP-binding protein, producing MDFAGYDPAGSRQSRGIVSAKIVVAGGFGVGKTTLVGAISEITPLTTEALMTAAGVGIDDPSKVPGKETTTVAMDFGRITMAQDLILYLFGTPGQTRFWFMWDEIIRGAVGAAVLVDTRRITDAFAPLDYFENRNLPYVVALNRFDGADQYEPDEVREALAISADVPLVMCDARDRDSVKRVLVTVVEHAMLRLQAEHGRGFPTPVG from the coding sequence GTGGACTTCGCAGGCTATGACCCCGCCGGGTCGCGCCAGAGCCGGGGAATCGTCTCCGCGAAGATCGTGGTCGCGGGCGGCTTCGGCGTGGGCAAGACGACCCTGGTCGGAGCGATCTCCGAGATCACACCGCTGACCACCGAGGCGCTGATGACCGCCGCCGGCGTCGGCATCGACGACCCGTCGAAGGTGCCCGGCAAGGAGACCACCACGGTCGCCATGGACTTCGGCCGGATCACCATGGCGCAGGATCTGATCCTGTACCTGTTCGGCACGCCCGGCCAGACCCGGTTCTGGTTCATGTGGGACGAGATCATCAGGGGGGCGGTGGGTGCGGCCGTCCTGGTGGACACCCGGCGGATCACCGACGCCTTCGCCCCGCTCGACTACTTCGAGAACCGCAACCTGCCGTACGTGGTGGCGCTGAACCGGTTCGACGGCGCGGACCAGTACGAGCCGGACGAGGTCCGCGAGGCGCTTGCCATCTCGGCGGACGTGCCGCTGGTGATGTGCGACGCCCGGGACCGGGATTCGGTCAAGCGGGTGCTGGTGACGGTGGTGGAACACGCCATGCTCCGGCTCCAGGCCGAACACGGTCGGGGCTTCCCGACCCCGGTGGGCTGA
- a CDS encoding DUF742 domain-containing protein produces the protein MDPRRDPRGALVRPYAVTRGRTEPSRDIALEAVLTSSPTQVAESRFTGHDKYRIATVCEGRAQSLAEISAYTRMPLGVTRVLVADLVADGLLTLHTAAPAEGFEERMEILGRVLSGLRRL, from the coding sequence ATGGACCCCCGGCGGGACCCACGTGGCGCGCTGGTGCGTCCGTACGCGGTCACCCGCGGCCGTACCGAGCCGAGCCGGGACATCGCGCTGGAGGCGGTGCTCACCTCCAGCCCGACCCAGGTGGCCGAGTCCCGTTTCACCGGGCACGACAAGTATCGAATCGCCACCGTCTGTGAGGGCCGGGCGCAGTCGCTGGCCGAGATCTCCGCGTACACCCGGATGCCGCTGGGCGTCACCCGGGTGCTGGTCGCCGACCTGGTCGCCGACGGTCTGCTCACGCTACACACTGCCGCTCCCGCCGAGGGGTTCGAGGAGCGAATGGAAATTCTTGGAAGGGTGCTAAGTGGACTTCGCAGGCTATGA
- a CDS encoding sensor histidine kinase, whose product MSTGPTTLPEPGESAGPERERRLPRLRDARIRSKLALILVVPVAAVIALATIRLVSTTEGAVDATQIRSLTALSTQVSALTQDLHKERMAAAGYLANPQLRPDDYNLRVRATGERINSYRAERADLGEVPAAVQDRLKVIDDHLRTLDATRQEVLDRRQMPVAEATLRYGVILTDLVSYGDTLAQLSGQESLADARRAVAAFGRAKAAVAEEEAVAYTALVGGRLDEEQFSSFVATLTSQQEALLAFSLAADPTQRALVDSAVSGDAVGLADRVAADITRSVGQRSPVSAGDASASIGAVNDLMRWTEIQLQDTLLARSEQARSDVIQQAVIETVLVLLTLIVAITLAVVLARSLNHSLRRLREGALSVANHDLPDAVKRLQNMGSISDGGVEEIVRQVRDPIRLTNRDEVGQVALAFNVVHREAVRVAAEQAALRTSVSAMFLNLARRSQTLVDRMIGELDAIERGEEDPKRLAQLFELDHLATRMRRNDENLLVLAGADSAVPRRDDALLVDVLRAAQSEVELYNRIEFGTVDTDISVAAHAVNDVVRLVAELLDNATRFSPPTTTVVADGRRIRDYVLIQIEDRGLGLTDEQLDSLNRRLAAPPTVDVAAFRLMGLAVVSRLAGRYNIRVELRRNVEGGTVAQVTLPNATVVLPAHRGRDQATGRPRQPLAVEQPTPAPAGIGGAFTGARSAAATLTDQWRTTPPAPAPWQPPVDARDTAPAVQFGGPVSAPPLAPVSAPSADSGFSAFSAGSPTVANPTIDALPRRAAPGGPAPVLPVGPVAGAAPGTTESYGGPAMPFAGAPAATPYAGAPAATPYAGAPAATPYAGAPAATPFAPAAAASFAPAAPPSASFAPAVQPYTAPAAQSYTSPAASYTPPAPAAPVVARPDRPADSPIFREMEAVWFRSHGDDATAIFTRPRFDEEPPAAAARPNGAVKPTRPPLPTRVPAAPTAAGTPTVTPAQAPAPAQAPVQAQAQAQATVEVPVVTSPEPPAATAPPTYGSPEVPTAPSTPPEAPAAPTAGDADAWRTAADEGWSRATQAAEPANAGTTRSGLPKRVPQAQLVPGGIEPKGGRDRSRRTPDEVRGLLSAYHRGVQRGRTAGADLNSTSTKETNR is encoded by the coding sequence GTGAGCACCGGACCGACGACCCTGCCCGAGCCAGGCGAAAGCGCCGGCCCTGAACGGGAACGCCGACTGCCCCGGCTGCGCGATGCGCGGATTCGTTCCAAGCTCGCGCTCATTCTGGTCGTACCGGTCGCCGCAGTCATCGCGTTGGCAACAATCCGACTCGTCTCCACTACCGAGGGTGCTGTCGACGCCACCCAGATCCGGTCGCTGACCGCGCTCTCCACCCAGGTTTCCGCCCTGACGCAGGATCTGCACAAGGAACGGATGGCCGCCGCAGGTTATCTGGCCAACCCGCAGTTGCGCCCGGACGACTACAACCTGCGGGTCCGGGCCACCGGTGAGCGGATCAACTCGTACCGGGCCGAGCGGGCCGACCTCGGTGAGGTTCCGGCCGCCGTGCAGGACCGGCTCAAGGTGATCGACGACCACCTGCGGACGCTCGACGCGACCCGGCAGGAGGTGCTCGACCGCCGGCAGATGCCGGTCGCCGAGGCCACCCTCCGGTACGGGGTGATCCTCACCGACCTCGTCTCGTACGGCGACACCCTGGCCCAGCTGTCCGGCCAGGAGAGCCTGGCGGACGCCCGCCGCGCGGTGGCCGCGTTCGGCCGGGCCAAGGCCGCCGTCGCCGAGGAGGAGGCGGTCGCCTACACCGCGCTGGTCGGCGGACGCCTGGACGAGGAGCAGTTCTCCTCCTTCGTGGCGACCCTGACCAGCCAGCAGGAGGCGCTGCTCGCGTTCTCCCTCGCCGCCGACCCGACCCAGCGGGCGCTCGTCGACAGCGCGGTCTCCGGTGACGCCGTCGGGCTCGCCGACCGGGTGGCCGCCGACATCACCCGCTCGGTCGGGCAGCGCAGTCCGGTCAGCGCCGGGGACGCCAGTGCCTCGATCGGCGCGGTCAACGACCTGATGCGGTGGACCGAGATCCAGCTTCAGGACACCCTGCTGGCCCGCTCCGAGCAGGCCCGTAGCGACGTCATCCAGCAGGCGGTCATCGAGACGGTGCTGGTGCTGCTCACCCTCATCGTGGCGATCACCCTCGCCGTGGTGCTGGCCCGCTCGCTCAACCACTCGCTGCGCCGACTGCGTGAGGGCGCCCTCTCGGTGGCCAACCACGACCTGCCGGACGCGGTCAAGCGGTTGCAGAACATGGGCAGCATCAGTGACGGCGGGGTGGAGGAGATCGTCCGGCAGGTGCGGGACCCGATCCGGTTGACCAACCGGGACGAGGTCGGCCAGGTGGCCCTGGCCTTCAACGTGGTCCACCGGGAGGCCGTCCGGGTCGCCGCCGAGCAGGCCGCGCTGCGGACCAGCGTCTCGGCGATGTTCCTCAACCTGGCCCGGCGTAGTCAGACCCTGGTCGACCGGATGATCGGCGAGCTGGACGCGATCGAGCGCGGCGAGGAGGACCCGAAGCGGCTCGCCCAGCTCTTCGAACTGGACCACCTCGCCACCCGGATGCGTCGTAACGACGAGAACCTGCTGGTCCTGGCCGGTGCCGACTCGGCCGTGCCGCGCCGCGACGACGCGCTGCTCGTCGACGTGCTGCGCGCCGCCCAGTCCGAGGTGGAGCTCTACAACCGGATCGAGTTCGGCACCGTCGACACCGACATCTCGGTCGCCGCCCACGCGGTCAACGACGTGGTACGACTCGTCGCCGAGCTGCTGGACAACGCCACCCGCTTCTCGCCGCCGACCACCACGGTGGTCGCCGACGGCCGGCGCATCCGCGACTACGTGCTGATCCAGATCGAGGACCGGGGACTCGGCCTCACCGACGAACAGTTGGACTCGCTCAACCGCCGGCTCGCCGCACCGCCGACCGTGGACGTGGCCGCCTTCCGGCTGATGGGTCTCGCCGTGGTCAGCCGGCTCGCCGGCCGGTACAACATCCGGGTGGAGCTGCGACGCAACGTCGAGGGCGGCACCGTCGCCCAGGTGACCCTGCCCAACGCCACAGTGGTGCTGCCCGCCCACCGGGGTCGGGACCAGGCGACCGGCCGGCCGCGTCAGCCGCTGGCGGTCGAGCAGCCGACGCCCGCCCCGGCCGGTATCGGTGGTGCCTTCACCGGTGCCCGTAGCGCGGCGGCGACGTTGACCGACCAGTGGCGTACCACCCCACCGGCGCCGGCCCCCTGGCAGCCGCCGGTGGACGCCCGGGACACCGCCCCCGCCGTGCAGTTCGGCGGCCCGGTCTCCGCCCCGCCGCTGGCACCGGTCTCCGCCCCCTCGGCCGACTCCGGGTTCAGCGCCTTCTCGGCCGGCAGCCCCACGGTGGCGAACCCGACCATCGACGCGTTGCCGCGCCGGGCCGCGCCGGGCGGGCCGGCTCCGGTGCTGCCGGTCGGTCCGGTCGCCGGTGCCGCGCCCGGCACGACGGAGTCGTACGGCGGTCCGGCCATGCCGTTCGCCGGTGCGCCGGCGGCGACCCCGTATGCCGGTGCGCCGGCGGCGACCCCGTATGCCGGTGCCCCGGCGGCGACCCCGTATGCCGGTGCGCCGGCGGCGACCCCGTTCGCCCCGGCCGCAGCGGCGTCGTTCGCCCCGGCCGCGCCACCGTCCGCGTCGTTCGCTCCTGCCGTCCAGCCGTACACCGCTCCCGCCGCGCAGTCGTACACCTCCCCGGCCGCGTCGTACACCCCGCCGGCCCCGGCTGCGCCGGTGGTGGCCCGGCCGGACCGGCCGGCCGACTCGCCGATCTTCCGGGAGATGGAGGCGGTGTGGTTCCGGTCCCACGGGGACGACGCCACCGCGATCTTCACCCGGCCCCGCTTCGACGAGGAACCGCCCGCCGCGGCGGCCCGGCCCAACGGGGCGGTCAAGCCGACCCGCCCACCGCTGCCCACCCGGGTACCTGCTGCGCCCACCGCGGCCGGCACCCCGACCGTCACCCCGGCCCAGGCCCCGGCCCCGGCCCAGGCTCCGGTTCAGGCCCAGGCCCAGGCCCAGGCGACTGTGGAAGTCCCCGTCGTGACCAGTCCCGAACCACCGGCCGCCACCGCGCCGCCGACATACGGCTCACCCGAGGTGCCGACCGCGCCGTCGACCCCCCCCGAGGCTCCGGCTGCCCCGACGGCCGGCGACGCCGACGCCTGGCGGACGGCGGCCGACGAGGGCTGGTCCCGGGCCACCCAGGCGGCCGAGCCGGCCAACGCCGGCACCACCCGCTCCGGTCTGCCGAAGCGGGTGCCGCAGGCCCAACTCGTCCCCGGCGGGATCGAGCCGAAGGGCGGCCGGGACCGCAGCCGCCGTACCCCGGACGAAGTACGCGGCCTGCTCTCGGCCTACCACCGCGGCGTGCAGCGCGGTCGCACCGCAGGCGCGGACCTCAACAGCACCTCGACCAAGGAGACGAACCGATGA
- a CDS encoding ferritin family protein, whose translation MRGSSLEALVEWRHAHSDSGVDHRDRSRARAGLAGPAQAARTSERRIARLFADTARTERYDHVAAEASLIDFVGSNVDNLRESIDGEQYEATVMYPTFSRRAAAAGDRRAAALFREIAFDEADHASAFLRALVRLEV comes from the coding sequence GTGAGAGGCTCCTCACTGGAGGCATTGGTGGAGTGGCGTCATGCGCACAGTGACAGTGGTGTCGATCATCGCGACCGGAGCCGTGCTCGGGCCGGGCTCGCCGGGCCGGCCCAGGCGGCGCGTACCAGCGAGCGGCGGATCGCCCGGCTCTTCGCCGACACGGCGCGGACCGAGCGGTACGACCACGTCGCGGCCGAGGCGAGTCTGATCGACTTCGTCGGCAGCAACGTGGACAATCTGCGGGAGTCGATCGACGGCGAGCAGTACGAGGCGACCGTCATGTACCCCACGTTCTCCCGGCGGGCGGCTGCGGCGGGTGACCGCAGGGCGGCGGCGCTGTTCCGGGAGATCGCCTTCGACGAGGCCGACCACGCGTCGGCCTTCCTACGGGCGCTGGTGCGACTGGAGGTCTGA
- the nirD gene encoding nitrite reductase small subunit NirD has product MSDTVTVDWTPVCPLDRLEPERGVAALVDGVQVALFRIDDELFAVDNLDPLSDAYVMSRGIVGSRGGTPTVASPLHKQVYDLRTGLCLDLPGVTLPRYDVRCRDGLVEVRLRQEE; this is encoded by the coding sequence ATGAGCGACACGGTCACCGTCGACTGGACCCCGGTCTGCCCGCTGGACCGGCTGGAACCCGAGCGGGGCGTCGCCGCCCTGGTCGACGGGGTGCAGGTGGCGCTCTTCCGGATCGACGACGAGCTGTTCGCGGTCGACAACCTCGACCCGCTCAGCGACGCGTACGTGATGTCACGGGGCATCGTCGGCAGCCGGGGTGGGACGCCCACCGTCGCCTCACCCCTGCACAAGCAGGTGTACGACCTGCGAACCGGGCTCTGCCTGGACCTGCCCGGGGTGACCCTGCCCCGGTACGACGTCCGCTGCCGGGACGGCCTGGTCGAGGTGCGGCTGCGACAGGAGGAGTGA
- the nirB gene encoding nitrite reductase large subunit NirB: MTGGRLVVVGNGMVGQRFVEALRARDHDRRWQVTVLAEEPRPAYDRVRLSAFFDGVSAGELNLHTPDDGVELRLGDPVTGIDRDRRVVTTAGGEHPYDALVLATGSYPFVPPVAGTDLPGVFVYRTLDDLEAIREHARGRATGAVIGGGLLGLEAANALRLLGLRTHVVEFAPRLMPVQVDEAGGAMLRRYVEELGVTTHLGVGTTALRPGPDGAVAALDLSDGGTVDADLVVVAAGIRPRDELARAAGLPLGPRGGVLVDWSCRSDDARIWAVGECAAVDGTCHGLVAPGYAMAEVVADRLLGGAATFPGADSATKLKLLGVDVASFGDAHGTTPGCLDVTFTDPVTRSYAKLVLSDDARTLLGGVLVGDASAYPTLRASVGGPLPAPPLALLAPAGEAGAGVTALPGAAQVCSCNAVTRDDIDAAIAGGATDVPALKACTRAGTSCGSCVPTLKQLLDAAGVQQSTALCEHFDASRQELFDIVRVRGIRTFSQLVAEHGRGRGCDVCKPVVASILASLGTGHVLDGEQASLQDTNDHFLANLQRDGSYSVVPRIPGGEITPDKLIVIGEVARDFQLYTKITGGQRIDLFGARVEQLPQIWRRLVDAGFESGHAYGKALRTVKSCVGETWCRYGVQDSVGLAVALELRYRGLRAPHKLKSAVSGCARECAEARSKDFGIIATDTGWNLYLGGNGGFRPRHADLFATDLSTDELITLIDRFLMFYVRTADRLQRTAAWIEAMDGGLEHLRSVIVDDSLGLCAELDAAMARHVTTYSDEWRDVLDDPERLRRFTSFVNAPDVPDPSITFAVERGQPVPTRDNRPAVGTTPPDGAATPVRRRQPVVLGLPEVRR, from the coding sequence ATGACCGGTGGACGATTGGTCGTCGTCGGCAACGGCATGGTCGGCCAGCGGTTCGTCGAGGCGCTGCGCGCCCGCGACCACGACCGGCGCTGGCAGGTGACGGTGCTCGCCGAGGAACCCCGCCCGGCGTACGACCGGGTACGGCTGTCCGCCTTCTTCGACGGGGTGTCCGCCGGGGAGCTGAACCTGCACACTCCGGACGACGGGGTGGAGCTGCGTCTCGGTGACCCGGTCACCGGGATCGACCGGGACCGGCGGGTGGTGACCACCGCCGGCGGCGAGCACCCGTACGACGCGCTGGTGCTGGCCACCGGGTCGTACCCGTTCGTGCCCCCGGTGGCCGGCACCGACCTGCCCGGCGTCTTCGTCTACCGCACCCTGGACGACCTGGAGGCGATCCGGGAGCACGCCCGGGGCCGGGCTACCGGGGCGGTGATCGGTGGCGGCCTGCTCGGTCTGGAGGCCGCCAACGCGCTGCGGCTGCTGGGGCTGCGTACCCATGTGGTGGAGTTCGCGCCCCGGCTGATGCCGGTGCAGGTCGACGAGGCGGGCGGCGCGATGCTGCGGCGCTACGTCGAGGAGTTGGGGGTCACCACCCACCTCGGGGTGGGCACCACCGCGCTGCGGCCAGGCCCGGACGGCGCGGTCGCCGCGTTGGACCTCTCCGACGGCGGCACGGTCGACGCCGACCTGGTGGTGGTGGCCGCCGGCATCCGCCCCCGCGACGAGCTGGCCCGCGCCGCCGGGCTGCCGCTCGGCCCGCGCGGCGGGGTGCTCGTCGACTGGAGCTGCCGCAGCGACGACGCGCGGATCTGGGCGGTCGGCGAGTGCGCGGCCGTCGACGGCACCTGCCACGGCCTGGTCGCCCCCGGGTACGCGATGGCCGAGGTGGTGGCCGACCGGCTGCTCGGCGGCGCGGCCACCTTCCCCGGCGCGGACAGCGCCACCAAGCTCAAACTGCTCGGTGTCGACGTGGCCTCGTTCGGCGACGCCCACGGCACCACCCCGGGCTGCCTGGACGTCACGTTCACCGACCCGGTCACCCGCTCGTACGCGAAGCTGGTCCTCTCCGACGACGCGCGGACCCTGCTCGGCGGGGTGCTGGTCGGCGACGCGAGCGCCTACCCGACGCTGCGGGCCAGCGTCGGCGGGCCGCTGCCCGCTCCCCCGCTGGCGCTGCTGGCACCGGCCGGCGAGGCGGGGGCCGGGGTGACGGCGCTGCCCGGGGCGGCCCAGGTCTGCTCCTGTAACGCGGTGACCCGGGACGACATCGACGCGGCGATCGCCGGCGGGGCGACCGACGTGCCGGCGTTGAAGGCGTGCACCCGGGCCGGGACGAGCTGCGGCTCCTGCGTGCCGACGCTCAAGCAGTTGCTGGACGCGGCCGGGGTACAGCAGTCCACCGCCCTCTGCGAGCACTTCGACGCCAGCCGCCAGGAGCTGTTCGACATCGTCCGGGTGCGCGGCATCCGGACGTTCTCGCAGCTCGTCGCCGAGCACGGTCGGGGCCGGGGCTGCGACGTCTGCAAGCCGGTGGTGGCCTCGATCCTCGCCTCGCTGGGCACCGGGCACGTGCTCGACGGCGAACAGGCGTCGTTGCAGGACACCAACGACCACTTCCTGGCCAACCTGCAACGCGACGGCAGCTACTCGGTGGTGCCCCGGATCCCGGGCGGCGAGATCACCCCCGACAAGCTGATCGTGATCGGGGAGGTGGCCCGCGACTTCCAGCTCTACACCAAGATCACCGGAGGGCAGCGGATCGACCTGTTCGGCGCACGGGTCGAGCAGTTGCCGCAGATCTGGCGGCGGCTGGTCGACGCCGGCTTCGAGTCCGGCCACGCGTACGGCAAGGCACTGCGCACGGTGAAGTCCTGCGTCGGCGAGACCTGGTGCCGGTACGGGGTGCAGGACTCGGTCGGCCTGGCCGTCGCCCTGGAGCTGCGCTACCGGGGGCTGCGCGCCCCGCACAAGCTCAAGTCCGCCGTCTCCGGTTGCGCCCGGGAGTGCGCCGAGGCCCGCAGCAAGGACTTCGGCATCATCGCCACCGACACCGGATGGAACCTCTACCTCGGCGGCAACGGCGGGTTCCGCCCCCGGCACGCCGACCTGTTCGCCACCGACCTGTCCACCGACGAGCTGATCACGCTGATCGACAGGTTCCTGATGTTCTACGTCCGCACCGCCGACCGGTTGCAGCGCACCGCCGCCTGGATCGAGGCGATGGACGGCGGCCTGGAGCACCTCCGGTCGGTGATCGTCGACGACTCGCTCGGGCTCTGCGCGGAACTCGACGCGGCGATGGCCCGGCACGTCACGACCTACTCCGACGAGTGGCGCGACGTGCTTGACGACCCGGAACGCCTGCGCCGCTTCACCTCCTTCGTCAACGCCCCCGACGTACCGGACCCGTCGATCACCTTCGCGGTGGAACGGGGCCAGCCGGTACCGACCCGCGACAACCGACCCGCCGTCGGCACCACACCGCCCGACGGAGCAGCGACACCCGTCCGGCGCCGCCAGCCGGTCGTCCTCGGCCTGCCGGAGGTACGGCGATGA
- a CDS encoding uroporphyrinogen-III synthase, with product MRDELAGFTIGVTADRRRDELAALLERRGARVVLAPALRIVPLADDTDLRDATRACLDRPPDVLMANTGIGMRGWLEAAEGWGLAEPLKAVLSRAYVVARGPKARGAIRAAGLHDQWSPVSESCEEVVEHLCRRGVAGQVIAMQLHGDRQPECTEALEAAGATVIEVPVYRWAPPTDPAPLHRLIDLVAGRLVDAVTFTSAPAAEALLRAAGDRTETVLAALRGDVLVSCVGAVTAEPLVRRGVPVSAPARARLGALVRTIVDELPRRTLTVKAAGHLLTLRGHAAVIDGELRPLAPAPMAVLRALAARPGRVLSRTELLRTLPRGADEHAVEMAVARLRVGLRAPRVVQTVVKRGYRLRVE from the coding sequence ATGCGGGACGAACTGGCCGGCTTCACCATCGGGGTGACCGCCGACCGGCGACGCGACGAGTTGGCCGCGTTGCTGGAACGGCGCGGTGCCCGGGTGGTGCTCGCCCCGGCCCTGCGGATCGTGCCGCTGGCCGACGACACCGACCTGCGGGACGCCACCCGGGCCTGCCTGGACCGGCCACCGGACGTGCTGATGGCCAACACCGGCATCGGCATGCGCGGCTGGTTGGAGGCGGCCGAGGGCTGGGGGCTGGCCGAGCCGTTGAAGGCCGTGCTGTCCCGGGCCTACGTGGTGGCCCGGGGTCCCAAGGCGCGCGGGGCGATCCGGGCCGCCGGTCTGCACGACCAGTGGTCGCCCGTCTCCGAGAGCTGTGAGGAGGTGGTCGAGCACCTGTGCCGGCGCGGGGTGGCCGGGCAGGTGATCGCCATGCAGTTGCACGGCGACCGGCAGCCCGAGTGCACCGAGGCGCTGGAGGCCGCCGGAGCCACCGTGATCGAGGTGCCCGTCTACCGGTGGGCCCCACCGACCGACCCGGCCCCGCTGCACCGGCTGATCGACCTGGTCGCCGGCCGGCTGGTCGACGCCGTCACCTTCACCTCCGCCCCGGCGGCGGAGGCGCTGCTGCGGGCCGCCGGCGACCGCACCGAGACGGTGCTTGCCGCGTTGCGCGGGGACGTGCTGGTCAGCTGCGTCGGCGCGGTCACCGCCGAACCGCTCGTGCGGCGGGGGGTGCCGGTCAGTGCGCCGGCCCGGGCCCGGCTCGGCGCACTGGTCCGCACCATCGTGGACGAACTGCCCCGCCGTACCCTCACCGTGAAGGCGGCCGGGCATCTGCTGACCCTGCGCGGGCACGCCGCCGTCATCGACGGGGAGCTGCGTCCCCTGGCGCCCGCGCCGATGGCGGTGCTGCGGGCGCTCGCCGCCCGACCCGGCCGGGTGCTGTCCCGCACCGAGCTGCTGCGCACGCTGCCCAGGGGGGCCGACGAGCACGCGGTGGAGATGGCGGTGGCCCGGCTACGGGTGGGGTTACGGGCACCCCGGGTGGTGCAGACCGTCGTCAAGCGCGGCTACCGGCTCCGGGTGGAGTGA